A genome region from Microtus ochrogaster isolate Prairie Vole_2 chromosome 1, MicOch1.0, whole genome shotgun sequence includes the following:
- the Lekr1 gene encoding leucine-, glutamate- and lysine-rich protein 1 isoform X2, whose protein sequence is MDRHIPMHALPEEIQKMSPEETVCKYCGVSYLILHEFKAMEEKLKAVEEEMKFYQGSVEREKRLQEKLQSLSQEFDKYKTDSESKNKRLEYAFCLLFSLKENRFG, encoded by the exons ATGGATCGTCACATTCCCATGCACGCGTTACCGGAAGAAATCCAAAAG ATGTCTCCTGAAGAAACAGTTTGTAAATACTGTGGCGTCAGCTACCTAATTCTTCATGAATTTAAGGCCATggaagaaaaactgaaagcagtggaagaagaaatgaaattttatcaaGGAAGTGTAGAGCGAGAAAAGAGACTTCAGGAAAAACTGCAGTCTCTTAGCCAGGAGTTTGACAAGTACAAAACTGACAGTGAATCCAAAAACAAAAGGTTGGAATatgctttctgtctcttatttagtctgaaagaaaatagatttggGTGA